The following coding sequences are from one Sylvia atricapilla isolate bSylAtr1 chromosome 15, bSylAtr1.pri, whole genome shotgun sequence window:
- the NAGPA gene encoding N-acetylglucosamine-1-phosphodiester alpha-N-acetylglucosaminidase isoform X2 has product MAACGTAGAAGRGPGRAGAGTGPAPGRGSGRAGVGTVLAAALALLGSLQVARGGGSPRSEPLLLPYPPWQHGPRHSHRHVRDCQPLKYGNLTHEAWPGDNSTAGPVAVTRTFVSYIPPEGSDRKVIYGHFTFVRNPLRTFSVLEPGGAGGCLAQRRVPVEETAKLRKCLVAQNGGYFNMVTGECLGNVVSDGKLVRDSGGLQNAQFGIRKDGTMVFGYLSEEDVLDQSNPFVQLVSGVVWLLRNGEVYINQSRVAECGDTQTTGTFDKFINVISARTAVGHDQQGRLVLVHVDGQTESRGVNLWEMAEFLKQQGVINAINLDGGGSATLVLNGTLASYPSEHCSFDSMWRCPRSISTVVCVHEPGCDPPDCSGHGLCVAGHCRCHGGFWAGPACDTLDCGPANCSLHGVCSAAGCLCDAGWTGSNCTEAGQCLASQKKEKSKDKFFLSEGSWLSLSSALALLLVLSALGNVGLVLQGRRRPRDYRYLPLRDINGDTPHSPTSAAWDQEDVQEPEDTQEPEDTQDPNQELL; this is encoded by the exons ATGGCGGCGTGCGGGACGGCGGGAGCCGCGGGCCGGGGTCCCGGCCGGGCCGGAGCTGGGacgggcccggccccgggacGGGGATCGGGGCGAGCGGGGGTCGGGACGGTCCTGGCGGCCGCGTTGGCGCTGCTCGGCTCGCTGCAGGTGGCCCGCGGCGGCGG GAGCCCCCGCAGcgagcctctgctgctgccctaCCCGCCCTGGCAGCACGGGCCTCGGCACAGCCACAGGCACGTCAGGGACTGCCAGCCCCTCAAGTACGGCAACCTCACGCACGAAGCGTGGCCCGGCGACAACAGCACGGCCGGCCCGGTGGCTGTCACCAGAACGTTTGTCTCGTACATCCCCCCAGAGGGCAGCGACCGCAAGGTGATCTATGGTCATTTCACTTTCGTGAGGAACCCCCTCAGGACCTTCTCCGTGCTGGAGCCCGGCGGTGCCGGCGGCTGCCTGGCTCAACGCAGAGTCCCCGTGGAGGAGACTGCAAAGCTCAGGAAGTGTCTGGTGGCCCAGAACGGCGGGTACTTTAACATGGTAACTGGAGAGTGCCTTGGGAATGTTGTGAGCGATGGAAAGCTGGTGAGAGACTCTGGAGGCCTACAAAATGCTCAGTTTGGCATCCGGAAAGATGGCACCATGGTGTTCGG TTACCTGTCTGAGGAGGATGTCCTGGATCAATCCAACCCTTTTGTGCAGCTTGTGAGTGGGGTGGTTTGGCTGCTGAGGAATGGAGAGGTGTACATCAACCAGAGCCGGGTGGCCGAGTGTGGAGACACTCAAACCACAG gaacTTTCGACAAGTTCATCAACGTGATCTCCGCCAGGACTGCGGTGGGGCACGACCAGCAGGGCCGGCTGGTCTTGGTTCACGTGGATGGACAGACAGAATCCAGAGG GGTCAACCTGTGGGAGATGGCAGAGTTCCTGAAGCAGCAGGGAGTCATCAATGCTATCAACCTGGATGGTGGAGGCTCGGCCACGCTGGTCCTGAACGGGACCCTGGCCAGCTACCCCTCTGAGCACTG ctcctttGACAGCATGTGGCGCTGTCCGCGGAGCATCTCCACCGTGGTGTGCGTGCACGAGCCGGGCTGTGACCCTCCCGACTGCAGCGGCCACGGGCTCTGCGTGGCCGGGCACTGCCGCTGCCACGGCGGCTTCTGGGCCGGCCCCGCCTGCGACACCCTGGACTGCGGCCCTGCCAACTGCAGCCTGCACGGCGTCTGCAGCGCCG CTGGATGCCTGTGTGACGCTGGCTGGACTGGCAGCAACTGCACTGAAG CTGGACAGTGTTTGGCCtcccagaaaaaggaaaagagcaaagacAAATTCTTTCTATCAGA AGGCTCGTGgctctccctgagctctgccctggccctgctgcttgTGCTGAGTGCCCTGGGGAACgtggggctggtgctgcaggggcGGCGACGGCCCCGGGACTATCGCTACCTCCCCCTGCGGGACATCAACGGGGACACCCCTCACAGCCccacctctgctgcctgggACCAGGAGGATGTGCAGGAGCCCGAGGACACTCAGGAGCCCGAGGACACTCAGGACCCAAACCAAGAGCTCCTTTAG
- the NAGPA gene encoding N-acetylglucosamine-1-phosphodiester alpha-N-acetylglucosaminidase isoform X1 gives MAACGTAGAAGRGPGRAGAGTGPAPGRGSGRAGVGTVLAAALALLGSLQVARGGGSPRSEPLLLPYPPWQHGPRHSHRHVRDCQPLKYGNLTHEAWPGDNSTAGPVAVTRTFVSYIPPEGSDRKVIYGHFTFVRNPLRTFSVLEPGGAGGCLAQRRVPVEETAKLRKCLVAQNGGYFNMVTGECLGNVVSDGKLVRDSGGLQNAQFGIRKDGTMVFGYLSEEDVLDQSNPFVQLVSGVVWLLRNGEVYINQSRVAECGDTQTTGTFDKFINVISARTAVGHDQQGRLVLVHVDGQTESRGVNLWEMAEFLKQQGVINAINLDGGGSATLVLNGTLASYPSEHCSFDSMWRCPRSISTVVCVHEPGCDPPDCSGHGLCVAGHCRCHGGFWAGPACDTLDCGPANCSLHGVCSAAGCLCDAGWTGSNCTEECPLGWFGPNCQSRCACDHSCPCDPQTGSCNITHHEALQDHLHRAGQCLASQKKEKSKDKFFLSEGSWLSLSSALALLLVLSALGNVGLVLQGRRRPRDYRYLPLRDINGDTPHSPTSAAWDQEDVQEPEDTQEPEDTQDPNQELL, from the exons ATGGCGGCGTGCGGGACGGCGGGAGCCGCGGGCCGGGGTCCCGGCCGGGCCGGAGCTGGGacgggcccggccccgggacGGGGATCGGGGCGAGCGGGGGTCGGGACGGTCCTGGCGGCCGCGTTGGCGCTGCTCGGCTCGCTGCAGGTGGCCCGCGGCGGCGG GAGCCCCCGCAGcgagcctctgctgctgccctaCCCGCCCTGGCAGCACGGGCCTCGGCACAGCCACAGGCACGTCAGGGACTGCCAGCCCCTCAAGTACGGCAACCTCACGCACGAAGCGTGGCCCGGCGACAACAGCACGGCCGGCCCGGTGGCTGTCACCAGAACGTTTGTCTCGTACATCCCCCCAGAGGGCAGCGACCGCAAGGTGATCTATGGTCATTTCACTTTCGTGAGGAACCCCCTCAGGACCTTCTCCGTGCTGGAGCCCGGCGGTGCCGGCGGCTGCCTGGCTCAACGCAGAGTCCCCGTGGAGGAGACTGCAAAGCTCAGGAAGTGTCTGGTGGCCCAGAACGGCGGGTACTTTAACATGGTAACTGGAGAGTGCCTTGGGAATGTTGTGAGCGATGGAAAGCTGGTGAGAGACTCTGGAGGCCTACAAAATGCTCAGTTTGGCATCCGGAAAGATGGCACCATGGTGTTCGG TTACCTGTCTGAGGAGGATGTCCTGGATCAATCCAACCCTTTTGTGCAGCTTGTGAGTGGGGTGGTTTGGCTGCTGAGGAATGGAGAGGTGTACATCAACCAGAGCCGGGTGGCCGAGTGTGGAGACACTCAAACCACAG gaacTTTCGACAAGTTCATCAACGTGATCTCCGCCAGGACTGCGGTGGGGCACGACCAGCAGGGCCGGCTGGTCTTGGTTCACGTGGATGGACAGACAGAATCCAGAGG GGTCAACCTGTGGGAGATGGCAGAGTTCCTGAAGCAGCAGGGAGTCATCAATGCTATCAACCTGGATGGTGGAGGCTCGGCCACGCTGGTCCTGAACGGGACCCTGGCCAGCTACCCCTCTGAGCACTG ctcctttGACAGCATGTGGCGCTGTCCGCGGAGCATCTCCACCGTGGTGTGCGTGCACGAGCCGGGCTGTGACCCTCCCGACTGCAGCGGCCACGGGCTCTGCGTGGCCGGGCACTGCCGCTGCCACGGCGGCTTCTGGGCCGGCCCCGCCTGCGACACCCTGGACTGCGGCCCTGCCAACTGCAGCCTGCACGGCGTCTGCAGCGCCG CTGGATGCCTGTGTGACGCTGGCTGGACTGGCAGCAACTGCACTGAAG AGTGTCCCCTGGGCTGGTTTGGGCCGAACTGTCAGAGCCGCTGTGCGTGTGACCACTCGTGTCCCTGTGACCCCCAGACGGGCAGCTGCAACATCACACACCACGAGGCACTGCAGGACCACTTACACAGAG CTGGACAGTGTTTGGCCtcccagaaaaaggaaaagagcaaagacAAATTCTTTCTATCAGA AGGCTCGTGgctctccctgagctctgccctggccctgctgcttgTGCTGAGTGCCCTGGGGAACgtggggctggtgctgcaggggcGGCGACGGCCCCGGGACTATCGCTACCTCCCCCTGCGGGACATCAACGGGGACACCCCTCACAGCCccacctctgctgcctgggACCAGGAGGATGTGCAGGAGCCCGAGGACACTCAGGAGCCCGAGGACACTCAGGACCCAAACCAAGAGCTCCTTTAG
- the SEC14L5 gene encoding SEC14-like protein 5, giving the protein MVQKYQSPVRVYKYPFELVMAAYEKRFPTCPEIPVFLGSEILHESKSEDGAIHVIERSCKLNVDAPRLLKKIAGVEYVFFIQKNTVNWRERTLRIEAHNETFANRVVVRETCSYSVHPENEEWTCFEQSASLDIKSFFGFESTVEKIAMKQYTSNIKRGKEVIEHYLKELISQGITFIPRWSPPAAKDERAPAVGRAPGDILLDSGAAGTSREPAASPCPAPEPASPDADKLDADYIERYLGQLTPMQESCLIRLRQWLQETHKGKIPKDEHILRFLRARDFNIDKAREMLCQSLAWRKQYQVDFILQSWRPPALLEEYYTGGWHYQDKDGRPLYILRLGQMDTKGLVKALGEESLLRHVLSINEEGQKRCEENTNIFGRPITSWTCLVDLEGLNMRHLWRPGVKALLRIIEVVEDNYPETLGRLLIVRAPRVFPVLWTLVSPFINENTRQKFLIYSGNNYQGSGGLVDYVDKDVIPDFLGGECMCTVSEGGLVPKSLYQTEDEMENSDHIRLWTETIYHSASVLKGAPHEILVEILEGESVITWDFDILKGDVVFSLFHSKRAPEPSHKDATSPSPSAAGDNVQLIDKSWVLGVDYSRVESPLVCREGESIQGSHITRWPGFYILQWRMHGPLPCSSSSLPRVDDVLASLQGSSHKCKLIYYYEVLASKDFRGSMSSLESCNSGFSQLSGVTTSSSQSQSSSHLSR; this is encoded by the exons GCCTACGAGAAGCGCTTTCCTACATGCCCAGAGATCCCAGTCTTCCTGGGGAGCGAAATCCTGCACGAATCCAAGAGTGAGGATGGAGCCATCCATGTCATTGAGCGGAGCTGCAAGCTGAATGTGGATGCTCCCAGACTGCTGAAGAAG ATTGCAGGGGTCGAGTATGTCTTCTTCATCCAGAAGAACACGGTGAACTGGAGGGAGAGAACACTCCGCATCGAGGCCCACAACGAGACCTTTGCCAACCGGGTGGTGGTCAGGGAGACCTGCAGCTACTCA GTTCACCCTGAGAACGAGGAGTGGACGTGCTTTGAGCAGTCGGCCTCTCTCGACATCAAATCCTTCTTTGGCTTTGAGAGCACCGTGGAAAAAATTGCCATGAAGCAGTACACCTCCAATATCAAACGG GGCAAGGAGGTGATTGAGCACTACCTGAAGGAGCTGATCTCCCAAGGGATCACATTCATCCCTCGCTGGAGCCCTCCCGCGGCCAAGGATGAGCGAGCCCCAGCCGTGGGCCGGGCCCCTGGTGACATCCTGCTGGATTCCGGGgctgctggcaccagcagggagcctgctgccagcccctgccctgccccagagcctgCCAGCCCTGACG ctgacAAACTGGATGCTGATTACATCGAGCGCTACCTGGGCCAGCTCACCCCGATGCAGGAGAGCTGCCTGATCCGCCTGCGCCAGTGGCTCCAGGAGACCCACAAGGGAAAG ATCCCCAAGGACGAGCACATCCTGCGGTTCCTGCGCGCCCGCGACTTCAACATCGACAAAGCGCGGGAGATGCTGTGCCAGTCGCTGGCCTGGCGCAAGCAGTACCAGGTGGATTTCATCCTGCAGTCCTGgagacccccagccctgctggaggagTACTACACCGGGGGCTGGCACTACCAGGACAAAG ATGGGCGGCCACTCTACATCCTCCGCCTTGGCCAGATGGACACCAAGGGTTTGGTGAAGGCCCTGGGAGAGGAGTCCCTGCTGCGACAT GTTCTGTCCATTAATGAGGAAGGACAGAAGAGATGTGAGGAAAACACCAACATCTTTGGCCGCCCCATCAC ATCCTGGACATGCCTGGTGGACTTGGAAGGGCTCAATATGAGGCACCTGTGGCGGCCTGGGGTGAAGGCCCTGCTCAGGATCATTGAGGTGGTGGAGGACAACTACCCTGAGACCCTGGGGAGGCTCCTGATCGTGCGAGCACCACGGGTCTTCCCCGTGCTCTGGACCCTG GTCAGTCCCTTCATCAATGAGAACACACGGCAGAAGTTCCTCATCTACAGTGGCAATAACTACCAGGGCTCAGGAGGGCTGGTGGACTATGTGGACAAGGATGTGATCCCGGATTTCCTGGGAGGAGAGTGCAtg TGCACGGTCTCAGAGGGGGGACTCGTCCCCAAGTCCCTTTACCAAACCGAGGATGAGATGGAGAACTCGGATCACATCCGGCTGTGGACAGAAACCATCTACCACTCTGCAAGTGTCCTCAAAGGAGCCCCACACGAG ATACTTGTGGAGATCCTGGAAGGGGAATCCGTCATCACCTGGGACTTTGACATCCTGAAGGGAGATGTGGTATTCAGCCTCTTTCACTCCAAACGAGCTCCTGAGCCAAGCCACAAAGATGCCACATCACCAAGTCCCTCTGCTGCAGGGGACAATGTGCAGCTCATCGACAAGAGCTGGGTGCTGGGGGTGGATTACAGCCGGGTGGAGTCTCCTCTAGtctgcagagaaggagaaagcaTCCAG ggctccCACATCACACGCTGGCCTGGCTTCTACATCCTGCAGTGGAGGATGCACgggcccctgccctgctccagctccagcctgccACGTGTGGACGATGTCCTGgcctccctgcagggctccagccaCAAGTGCAAGCTCATCTACTACTACGAGGTGCTGGCCTCCAAGGACTTCAG gggatcTATGTCGAGCCTGGAATCTTGCAACAGCggcttttcccagctgagtGGAGTCACCACATCTTCCAGCcagtcccagagcagctcccacctcTCCAGATAG